One genomic region from Argentina anserina chromosome 2, drPotAnse1.1, whole genome shotgun sequence encodes:
- the LOC126782026 gene encoding translocon-associated protein subunit alpha translates to MAAVSFRVLFLALLLIASPFLQVARCESDSEADSVSEVVEENSDLGIVGDDAQDFGDATYSPAPGIETICVFPKNSAKTVAAGEQTELLVGLRNDGESSLNVIAVKASVHLPFDHNLLVQNLTALAFNNASVPASAQVTFPYLFAVSKYLQPGTFDLVGTIIYEIDNHPYQSTYYNGTIEVVEAGSLLSIESVFLITLGFALLVLLGLWIHGQIQNLSKKTKRAPKVEVGTRSTDANMDEWLQGTAYTQSQNKSKKKK, encoded by the exons ATGGCGGCCGTATCGTTTAGGGTCTTGTTCCTCGCTCTTCTCCTCATCGCTTCTCCTTTCCTCCAAG TCGCGAGGTGTGAGTCTGACTCTGAAGCGGATTCTGTGTCTGAGGTTGTGGAGGAAAACAGTGATCTTGGGATTGTGGGCGATGATGCTCAGGATTTTGGGGATGCAACGTATAGTCCAGCACCAGGAATTGAGACAATCTGTGTTTTCCCCAAGAATAGCGCAAAAA CGGTTGCGGCTGGGGAACAGACTGAGCTACTTGTTGGACTAAGAAATGATG GGGAGTCAAGCCTGAATGTGATTGCAGTCAAAGCCAGTGTTCATCTTCCTTTTGATCACAACCTGCTGGTTCAGAATCTTACCGCATTG GCTTTTAACAATGCATCAGTTCCAGCTTCTGCTCAGGTTACCTTTCCATACCTTTTTGCCGTCAGCAAGTACTTGCAG CCTGGAACCTTTGATCTAGTGGGTACCATTATTTATGAGATAGACAATCATCCATACCAAAGTACATACTACAATGGTACCATTGAGGTTGTTGAGGCTGGTAGTCTTCTCAGCATTGAGTCTGTTTTCCTTATAACTCTTGGATTTGCTCTTCTTGTCCTTTTGGGGTTATGGATTCACGGTCAAATACAGAACCTTTCAAAG AAAACCAAGCGGGCTCCCAAGGTGGAAGTTGGAACCAGGTCTACAGATGCCAACATGGATGAATGGCTTCAG GGAACAGCATATACTCAGTCCCAAAACAAgtccaagaagaagaagtag
- the LOC126784627 gene encoding proline-rich protein 4 — protein MKISHVCLFLSLLLFGASSFCYAEDHKTVEVVGFGECTDCAEKSIKTSHAFSGLGVTIDCKTESGNFERRGAGVINEEGKFSVSIPKEIVKDGGDGLKEECYAQLHNAKATPCGAHDGLESTKVVFMSKTSDGKQTFGIAGTKLKFSPATCPSAFFWPSYKHPPHPFFKHPKIFPPLPPKVYPPFPPKITIPPIYKKPCPPKSPIYVKPLPPPVPVYVKPNPPPVPVYVKPNPPSVPVYKKPLPPPVPIYKKPHPPSVPTKKPCPPPYKKPEKPNPPPVPVKKPCTPPYKKPEKPQPPPVPVYKPHPPKAPKKVYPPPVPVKKPYHPPVPVYTKPLPPPVPVYTKPLPPPVPVYTKPLPPPIPFYKPKPHPWFKPKPHPWFKHPYLKPLPPFPKIPHHPFFKKPPPYFKPKPHSYLKPLPGSTKIPIFPRFPPTVRLPPRFKPPSMG, from the exons ATGAAGATCTCTCATGTGTGCCTCTTCTTGTCCTTGTTGCTCTTTGGAGCCAGCAGCTTCTGCTATGCTGAGGATCATAAGACAGTTGAGGTAGTTGGGTTTGGAGAATGTACTGACTGTGCTGAGAAGAGCATTAAGACCAGTCATGCCTTTTCAG GTCTTGGTGTTACGATCGACTGCAAGACCGAAAGCGGCAACTTCGAGAGGAGAGGAGCTGGGGTGATCAATGAGGAGGGTAAGTTTTCGGTGTCGATTCCGAAAGAGATTGTGAAAGATGGAGGAGATGGATTGAAGGAGGAGTGCTATGCACAGCTCCACAATGCAAAGGCCACACCATGTGGTGCTCATGATGGACTTGAATCCACTAAAGTGGTGTTTATGTCTAAAACCAGTGACGGGAAACAGACCTTTGGGATTGCCGGTACTAAACTGAAGTTTTCACCAGCTACATGCCCTTCTGCTTTCTTTTGGCCTTCCTATAAACACCCACCACATCCATTCTTCAAACACCCAAAAATATTCCCTCCTCTCCCTCCAAAAGTATACCCTCCATTCCCGCCTAAGATCACTATTCCTCCAATCTATAAGAAGCCCTGCCCTCCCAAGAGCCCTATTTACGTAAAGCCTCTCCCTCCCCCAGTCCCAGTTTACGTAAAGCCTAACCCTCCACCAGTCCCAGTCTACGTTAAGCCTAACCCTCCATCAGTCCCAGTCTACAAGAAGCCACTCCCTCCACCAGTCCCTATTTACAAGAAGCCACACCCTCCATCAGTTCCGACCAAGAAACCATGCCCTCCACCATACAAGAAACCAGAGAAGCCAAACCCTCCACCAGTTCCTGTCAAGAAACCATGCACTCCACCATACAAGAAACCAGAGAAACCACAGCCTCCACCAGTGCCAGTTTACAAGCCCCATCCCCCAAAAGCACCCAAGAAAGTTTACCCTCCACCAGTCCCGGTCAAGAAGCCATATCATCCACCAGTCCCAGTGTACACCAAGCCGCTTCCGCCTCCCGTTCCAGTGTACACAAAACCGCTTCCACCACCGGTCCCAGTGTACACGAAACCGCTCCCACCTCCGATCCCATTCTACAAGCCAAAACCACACCCATGGTTCAAGCCAAAGCCACACCCATGGTTCAAGCACCCTTACTTGAAGCCTCTGCCTCCATTCCCCAAGATCCCTCACCATCCTTTCTTTAAGAAACCACCACCATACTTCAAGCCAAAACCGCACTCATACTTGAAGCCTCTGCCTGGATCCACCAAGATCCCGATATTCCCAAGGTTCCCCCCTACTGTGCGCCTCCCTCCAAGATTTAAACCACCATCCATGGGTTAA